The Glycine soja cultivar W05 chromosome 8, ASM419377v2, whole genome shotgun sequence genome has a window encoding:
- the LOC114424658 gene encoding uncharacterized protein LOC114424658, which produces MLRYINNIIQHYIQLFFLMEVLEHPLLAEIPVLAEPCMDQSVDKTNNEVGVLSKTSISSHDFCNHSESFKKLVEMGLPCNESVEEKLHWLRLQIIGNEAEFDSPFGKRKVVYADHTASGRSLHYNENFIIKHLLPFYGNTHTCDSYVGSRTTKMVHEASEYIKKCLGGGEDDALILCGSGTTAAIKRLQEVMGIAVPSVLRERVLKSLGTEERWVVFVGPHEHHSNLLSWRQSLAMVVEIGLDDKGLLDMDALKLQLEAYKDTNRPMLGSFSACSNVTGIYSDTRAIAQLLHRYKAFACFDFAASGPYVEIDVRSGESDGYDAVFLSPHKFLGGPDSPGVLLMNKALYLLGSSPPSTCGGGTVTYVNAFNEQDTLYLENIEERETGGTPPIIQTVRAALAFWVKEYISYEDIEKREQLYINKALERLGSNPNIEVLGNLKAKRQAILSFLIYSTTTNSCSAGEWSDGNKENEGELDLWAETGNQRGKPLHGPFVAALLNDLFGIQARGGCACAGPYGHELLHINKSHSLAIRSAVQEGYIGVKPGWTRVSFPYYMSEEDFEYILKAIEFIAVYGQRFIPLYSFNLINGSWRLKTQKFEAQTKEGTDKFEVAKCVASSLRKFPSQGILQEEVDPNIFCFRI; this is translated from the exons ATGCTGCGTTACATAAACAACATCATACAACATTATATTCAGTTGTTCTTTCTAATGGAGGTACTAGAGCATCCCTTATTGGCAGAGATACCCGTATTAGCCGAACCATGCATGGATCAAAGCGTGGACAAAACCAACAACGAGGTTGGAGTGTTATCCAAAACAAGCATATCATCTCATGACTTTTGCAACCACTCTGAGTCCTTCAAGAAGCTCGTGGAGATGGGTTTGCCGTGTAATGAATCAGTGGAGGAAAAGCTGCATTGGTTGCGGTTACAAATCATAGGTAATGAAGCAGAGTTCGATTCCCCATTTGGAAAGCGAAAAGTTGTCTATGCTGATCACACTGCTTCAGGCCGCAGCCTTCACTACAATGAGAATTTCATCATCAAACACCTTCTTCCTTTCTATG GTAACACGCACACATGTGACAGTTATGTGGGAAGCAGGACAACAAAAATGGTACACGAAGCAAGTGAGTACATTAAAAAGTGTTTAGGTGGTGGAGAAGATGATGCACTTATATTATGTGGCTCGGGCACAACTGCAGCTATCAAGAGGCTTCAAGAAGTGATGGGAATCGCTGTGCCATCTGTTTTGAGGGAAAGGGTTTTGAAGAGCCTTGGCACAGAAGAAAGATGGGTGGTTTTTGTTGGACCTCATGAGCACCATTCAAACCTCCTTTCTTGGAGGCAAAGCTTGGCTATGGTGGTAGAGATTGGTCTTGATGATAAAGGGTTGCTTGATATGGATGCTCTAAAGCTACAACTTGAGGCCTACAAAGACACCAATCGACCCATGTTGGGATCTTTCTCAGCTTGTAGCAATGTCACGGGAATCTACTCAGATACACGAGCAATTGCTCAGCTTCTTCATCGGTACAAAGCCTTTGCATGCTTTGATTTCGCAGCAAG tGGTCCATATGTGGAGATTGACGTGAGGTCAGGGGAGAGTGATGGGTATGATGCAGTGTTCCTGAGTCCACATAAGTTTCTTGGTGGTCCTGACTCTCCTGGTGTGCTCCTCATGAACAAGGCCCTGTACCTGCTAGGATCTTCACCACCGTCCACTTGTGGAGGTGGAACCGTGACTTATGTCAATGCCTTCAATGAACAG GATACATTATACTTGGAGAACATAGAGGAAAGGGAAACTGGGGGGACGCCTCCAATAATCCAGACAGTGAGAGCAGCATTGGCATTTTGGGTGAAGGAATATATAAGCTATGAAGATATTGAAAAACGGGAACAACTGTACATTAACAAGGCACTCGAGAGACTTGGTTCAAACCCCAACATTGAGGTTCTAGGAAACTTAAAGGCCAAGAGACAAGCTATATTGTCATTTCTGATATACTCTACCACCACCAATTCTTGCTCAGCTGGTGAGTGGAGTGATGGTAACAAAGAAAATGAAGGGGAGCTTGATTTGTGGGCAGAAACGGGGAACCAAAGAGGTAAACCACTTCATGGTCCTTTTGTTGCAGCATTGCTCAATGACCTCTTTGGAATTCAAGCTCGAGGAGGGTGTGCTTGTGCTGGACCTTATGGACACGAATTGCTCCACATCAACAAGTCTCATTCACTTGCCATTAGATCAGCAGTTCAAGAG GGCTATATTGGAGTAAAGCCAGGGTGGACTCGAGTAAGTTTTCCATACTACATGAGTGAAGAGGATTTTGAGTACATTCTGAAAGCCATAGAGTTTATAGCTGTGTATGGCCAACGATTCATTCCTCTATATAGTTTCAATTTGATAAATGGCAGCTGGAGATTGAAGACACAGAAATTTGAGGCACAAACCAAGGAAGGCACTGACAAATTTGAGGTGGCTAAATGTGTTGCTAGTAGCCTCCGCAAATTCCCTTCTCAGGGTATACTCCAGGAGGAAGTGGATCCCAATATCTTCTgctttagaatttaa
- the LOC114422010 gene encoding phosphatidylinositol 4-kinase beta 1-like, with the protein MVRFLGLTLGYAEEPREIASRSNLTSDSGENGWLIRFFDSAFFCEWIAVSYLYKHDHAGVRDYLCNRMYTLPLQGVESYLFQICYMMIHKPSPSLDKYVIDVCSKSLKIALKVHWFLMAELEDSDDNEGISGIQKKCQIAATLMGEWPPLIRPLTEPPSPGGKSQVLNRLLSSKNLLLSLTSSPPAQKPLSFSPSSGNNLQEDDKPLSPDENKIFKKFMPSPKVRDALLFRKSVDKDDDGSEKDGFFKRLLRDSKGDDELGQKIRDSFLFRKSSVKDDEDSEKENFFKRFLRDSRGDDEDSEKDGFFRRLLRDSRSEDEDVASSSEGLFKRLFRDSKNDSEDRTRTKTIEDEDKEGFFRKFFREKSEDRKDGSHRNDNRDVANFEEKYAKPAEEDEKEGFFRKLFKDKSEDKKDTNDKIEEGTANGEEEESSEFSLFRRLFRVHPEEAKSSLFNENSNNGGLFESSPGTENFFRKLFRDRDRSIEDSELLGSKRQKEKHPGSPKQQSEKSSTKPPLPISLSQFRKGAYHDSLEFVQSLCDTSYGLVDVFPIEDRKSALREALVEINLHVAEVQNTGGVCFPLGKGMYRVLNIPEDEAVLLNSREKAPYLICVEVLRCEMPSNSKEASSSQKLSQGGIPLANGDALMQKPPPWAYPLRTAQEVYRNSNDRMSSSTAHAIDQAMTHVSEAKIKFVSVNFSVEMQLNGQPEEIEVADLHGGSHRSASIHREGVYDAAAAGHVSDLEWVRVVLTADPGVRLEDIEDQAPPRRKEHRRVPSTVAIEEVKAAAAKGEAPLGLPLKGAGQDSSDAQPRVNGITPKASDALSGELWEAKKDRICKASIYGKLPGWDLRSVIVKSGDDCRQEHLAVQLISHFYDIFQEAGLPLWLRPYEVLCTSSYTALIETIPDTASLHSIKSRYPNISSLREFFNAKYQENSPSFKLAQRNFVESMAGYSLVCYFLQVKDRHNGNLLLDEEGHIIHIDFGFMLSNSPGGVNFESAPFKLTRELLEVMDSDAEGVPSEFFDYFKVLCIQGFLTCRKHAERIILLVEMLQDSDFPCFKGGARTIQNLRKRFHLSLTEEQCVSLVLSLISSSLDAWRTRQYDYYQRVLNGIL; encoded by the exons ATGGTGAGGTTTTTAGGGTTGACTCTTGGTTATGCTGAAGAACCCCGTGAAATAGCATCGAGGTCGAACCTGACCAGTGATTCTGGTGAAAATGGGTGGCTCATCAGGTTCTTTGACTCGGCATTCTTCTGCGAGTGGATTGCTGTTAGCTACTTGTACAAGCATGATCATGCCGGGGTGCGTGATTATCTCTGTAATAGAATGTATACTCTTCCTTTGCAAGGTGTTGAGAGTTATTTGTTCCAGATATGTTACATGATGATACACAAGCCTAGTCCCTCCTTGGATAAGTATGTGATAGACGTGTGCTCGAAGTCGCTTAAGATTGCTTTGAAGGTGCATTGGTTCTTGATGGCGGAACTTGAGGACTCTGATGATAATGAAGGGATTAGTGGGATTCAGAAGAAGTGTCAGATTGCTGCCACCTTGATGGGTGAGTGGCCACCTCTAATACGGCCCCTAACTGAACCCCCGAGTCCCGGAGGCAAAAGCCAAGTTTTGAATAGGTTACTGTCGTCGAAAAATCTCTTGTTGTCACTAACATCCTCACCACCTGCTCAAAAGCCTTTATCATTTTCACCGTCCTCAGGAAACAATTTGCAAGAGGACGACAAACCACTTTCTCCTGATGAGAATAAGATATTCAAGAAGTTTATGCCGAGCCCGAAGGTTAGAGATGCTTTGCTTTTTCGGAAGTCAGTGGACAAAGACGAtgatggttcagaaaaggatGGTTTTTTCAAGAGGCTTTTGAGAGATAGCAAAGGTGATGATGAACTGGGCCAAAAAATTCGTGATTCATTTCTGTTTAGGAAGTCGTCTGTGAAAGATGATGAAGACTCTGAAAAAGAGAATTTCTTTAAAAGGTTCTTAAGGGACAGTAGAGGTGACGATGAAGACTCGGAAAAAGATGGTTTCTTTCGAAGGCTCTTAAGGGATAGTAGAAGCGAAGATGAAGATGTAGCTTCAAGTTCAGAGGGATTATTTAAGAGGTTGTTTCGTGACAGCAAGAATGATTCTGAGGACAGAACACGTACTAAAACAATAGAAGATGAAGATAAAGAGGGATTTTTCCGAAAGTTTTTCCGGGAGAAATCTGAAGATAGGAAGGATGGGAGTCATAGGAATGATAATAGAGATGTGGCTAATTTTGAAGAGAAATATGCCAAACCTGCTGAAGAGGATGAAAAAGAAGGGTTTTTCCGGAAATTATTTAAGGATAAATCTGAGGACAAGAAagatacaaatgataaaattgaagAGGGTACTGCCAATGGTGAGGAAGAAGAGTCTTCTGAGTTTTCCTTGTTCAGAAGACTATTTCGCGTGCACCCTGAAGAGGCTAAAAGTAGTCTGTTCAATGAAAACAGTAATAATGGCGGTTTATTTGAAAGTAGTCCAGGTACAGAGAATTTTTTCCGTAAATTGTTCAGAGACCGTGACCGTTCAATTGAAGATTCAGAGCTATTGGGTTCAAAAAGACAGAAAGAG AAGCATCCTGGATCCCCAAAGCAGCAGAGTGAAAAGTCGAGCACAAAGCCTCCATTACCAATTAGTTTGTCTCAGTTCCGGAAAGGGGCTTATCATGACTCATTGGAGTTTGTGCAGTCATTATGTGATACATCATATGGGTTAGTGGATGTATTTCCCATTGAAGATCGCAAAAGTGCTCTTCGTGAG GCACTTGTAGAAATCAATCTACATGTAGCAGAGGTTCAGAACACTGGAG GAGTTTGTTTTCCATTGGGAAAGGGCATGTATCGTGTGCTTAATATACCTGAAGATGAAGCTGTTCTCTTGAATTCTAGGGAGAAGGCACCTTACCTGATCTGTGTAGAGGTTTTGAGATGTGAAATGCCAAG TAATTCCAAGGAGGCATCCAGTTCTCAGAAACTTTCTCAAGGGGGAATCCCTTTGGCAAATGGAGATGCTCTCATGCAAAAACCACCTCCTTGGGCTTATCCATTACGGACAGCACAAGAGGTGTACCGCAATAGCAACGATAGGATGTCCAGTTCAACTGCTCATGCAATTGACCAGGCGATGACTCATGTATCTGaggcaaaaatcaaatttgttagtGTGAATTTTTCTGTGGAAATGCAGTTAAATGGTCAGCCAGAGGAGATTGAAGTGGCCGATCTACACGGTGGCAGTCATCGTTCTGCTTCAATTCATAGAGAGGGTGTGTATGATGCAGCAGCTGCAGGACATGTCAGTGATTTGGAATGGGTACGAGTAGTGTTGACAGCCGATCCTGGGGTTAGATTGGAAGATATTGAGGATCAAGCACCGCCTCGGAGGAAGGAACATCGCCGTGTTCCAAGTACGGTGGCAATAGAGGAAGTAAAG GCTGCGGCAGCTAAAGGGGAAGCACCTCTTGGACTCCCTTTGAAAGGTGCTGGTCAAGATTCATCCGATGCACAACCAAGG GTTAATGGAATTACTCCCAAAGCCAGCGATGCCTTGTCTGGTGAACTTTGGGAGGCAAAGAAGGATAGGATATGCAAGGCTTCCATATATGGGAAGTTACCTGGTTGGGACTTGCGATCT GTTATTGTAAAGAGTGGTGATGATTGCAGGCAGGAGCATCTGGCTGTTCAACTTATTTCTCACTTCTATG ATATTTTCCAAGAAGCTGGCCTACCCCTCTGGCTGCGCCCATATGAAGTTTTGTGTACTTCATCTTACACAGCTCTTATTGAAACAATTCCAGATACG GCTTCTCTACACTCTATCAAAAGTAGATATCCCAACATCTCAAGTTTACGTGAATTCTTCAATGCTAAGTATCAAGAAAATTCTCCCAGTTTTAAACTTGCCCAG AGAAACTTTGTTGAAAGTATGGCAGGATATTCCCTGGTGTGCTACTTTCTGCAG GTGAAGGATAGGCATAATGGGAACCTCCTATTGGATGAAGAAGGTCATATCATACATATCGATTTTGGCTTCATGCTTTCCAATTCACCTGGTGGTGTTAACTTTGAAAGTGCACCTTTCAAATTAACACGTGAACTTCTTGAG GTTATGGATTCTGATGCTGAGGGTGTTCCAAGCGAGTTCTTTGATTATTTTAAG GTTTTATGCATTCAAGGCTTCCTTACTTGCCGCAAGCATGCTGAGCGCATCATTCTTCTTGTTGAGATGTTGCAG GATTCAGATTTCCCATGCTTTAAAGGTGGTGCTCGGACAATACAGAACCTACGAAAGCGATTCCATCTCAGTTTAACTGAAGAG CAATGTGTCTCCTTGGTGCTTTCACTCATTAGCAGCAGCCTGGATGCTTGGAGGACACGGCAGTATGATTATTATCAGAGGGTTTTGAATGGAATATTATGA
- the LOC114422011 gene encoding NAC domain-containing protein 82-like isoform X2, whose protein sequence is MVKTVGVRFHPTGVELVVYFLKRKVMGKKICDGFIAELDIYKYAPWDLPDKSCLRTGELEWYFFCPLEKKYGSGSKMKRATEIGYWKATGKDRVVQHNNRTVGMIKTLIFHTGKSPRGERTDWVMHEHRLEDKDLADKGIAQDSYVVCKVFQKEGLGPGKGTHYARPFNEEEWDDEEIGIPCAALTAQVPTLPITSDGSVANDNHLPASGCIGSASTSCLSGSVPSLGTVNPTGPNDQAVNDDILPMLHIFNDDKWFEENIVEGAPPSDDFFAGLEDYFAGFSSGQNTGDVGNSDDLDFLELNDLDTPLFYPTTQP, encoded by the exons ATGGTTAAAACTGTTGGAGTTCGGTTCCACCCTACTGGTGTTGAGTTAGTTGTGTACTTTCTGAAGAGGAAAGTGATGGGAAAAAAAATCTGCGATGGTTTCATTGCTGAACTTGACATATACAAGTATGCTCCTTGGGATCTCCCAG ATAAGTCTTGTCTGAGAACTGGGGAATTGGAATGGTACTTCTTCTGCCCGCTAGAGAAGAAATATGGCAGTGGGAGCAAGATGAAGCGTGCTACTGAAATTGGGTATTGGAAAGCTACTGGGAAGGATAGAGTTGTTCAGCACAATAATCGAACTGTGGGGATGATAAAGACACTGATATTTCACACGGGTAAATCGCCTCGTGGCGAAAGAACTGATTGGGTTATGCATGAGCATAGGCTTGAAGATAAGGACCTCGCTGACAAAGGGATTGCTCAG GATTCCTATGTAGTCTGCAAGGTATTCCAAAAGGAAGGTCTTGGTCCCGGGAAGGGAACACACTATGCGAGACCATTTAATGAGGAAGAGTGGGACGATGAAGAAATTGGAATACCTTGTGCTGCTTTGACTGCACAAGTTCCCACCTTGCCTATTACATCTGATGGTTCTGTTGCAAATGACAATCATCTCCCTGCTAGTGGATGTATTGGGTCAGCATCCACATCATGTCTATCAGGATCAGTGCCTTCTCTGGGCACAGTAAATCCTACTGGTCCAAATGATCAAGCTGTTAATGATGATATTTTACCAATGcttcatatttttaatgatgACAAATGGTTTGAG GAAAATATTGTTGAAGGTGCACCACCTTCAGATGATTTTTTTGCGGGCTTGGAAGACTACTTTGCTGGTTTCTCCTCTGGCCAGAATACAGGTGATGTTGGGAACTCTGATGACTTGGACTTCTTAGAGTTGAATGACCTAGACACCCCATTATTCTATCCGACCACACAACCTTGA
- the LOC114422011 gene encoding NAC domain-containing protein 82-like isoform X1, producing the protein MVKTVGVRFHPTGVELVVYFLKRKVMGKKICDGFIAELDIYKYAPWDLPDKSCLRTGELEWYFFCPLEKKYGSGSKMKRATEIGYWKATGKDRVVQHNNRTVGMIKTLIFHTGKSPRGERTDWVMHEHRLEDKDLADKGIAQDSYVVCKVFQKEGLGPGKGTHYARPFNEEEWDDEEIGIPCAALTAQVPTLPITSDGSVANDNHLPASGCIGSASTSCLSGSVPSLGTVNPTGPNDQAVNDDILPMLHIFNDDKWFEEIYNPGQENIVEGAPPSDDFFAGLEDYFAGFSSGQNTGDVGNSDDLDFLELNDLDTPLFYPTTQP; encoded by the exons ATGGTTAAAACTGTTGGAGTTCGGTTCCACCCTACTGGTGTTGAGTTAGTTGTGTACTTTCTGAAGAGGAAAGTGATGGGAAAAAAAATCTGCGATGGTTTCATTGCTGAACTTGACATATACAAGTATGCTCCTTGGGATCTCCCAG ATAAGTCTTGTCTGAGAACTGGGGAATTGGAATGGTACTTCTTCTGCCCGCTAGAGAAGAAATATGGCAGTGGGAGCAAGATGAAGCGTGCTACTGAAATTGGGTATTGGAAAGCTACTGGGAAGGATAGAGTTGTTCAGCACAATAATCGAACTGTGGGGATGATAAAGACACTGATATTTCACACGGGTAAATCGCCTCGTGGCGAAAGAACTGATTGGGTTATGCATGAGCATAGGCTTGAAGATAAGGACCTCGCTGACAAAGGGATTGCTCAG GATTCCTATGTAGTCTGCAAGGTATTCCAAAAGGAAGGTCTTGGTCCCGGGAAGGGAACACACTATGCGAGACCATTTAATGAGGAAGAGTGGGACGATGAAGAAATTGGAATACCTTGTGCTGCTTTGACTGCACAAGTTCCCACCTTGCCTATTACATCTGATGGTTCTGTTGCAAATGACAATCATCTCCCTGCTAGTGGATGTATTGGGTCAGCATCCACATCATGTCTATCAGGATCAGTGCCTTCTCTGGGCACAGTAAATCCTACTGGTCCAAATGATCAAGCTGTTAATGATGATATTTTACCAATGcttcatatttttaatgatgACAAATGGTTTGAG GAGATTTATAATCCTGGTCAGGAAAATATTGTTGAAGGTGCACCACCTTCAGATGATTTTTTTGCGGGCTTGGAAGACTACTTTGCTGGTTTCTCCTCTGGCCAGAATACAGGTGATGTTGGGAACTCTGATGACTTGGACTTCTTAGAGTTGAATGACCTAGACACCCCATTATTCTATCCGACCACACAACCTTGA